Genomic DNA from Oncorhynchus nerka isolate Pitt River linkage group LG17, Oner_Uvic_2.0, whole genome shotgun sequence:
ggagtgtgtgtatttgtaaggcgtgtggagagtgtgtgtatttgtaaggcGTGTGGAGAGCGTTTGTAAGGCGTGTGCAGAGCGTGTGTATTTGTAAGGCGTGTGCAGAGCGTGTGTATTTGTAAGGCGTGTGCAGAGCGTGTGTAAGGCGTGTGAAGAGCGTGTGTATTTGTAAGGCGTGTGCAGAGCGTGTGTATTTGTAAGGCGTGTGCATTTGTAAGGCGTGTGGAGAGCGTGTGCAAGGTGTGTGCAGAGCGTGTGTATTTGTAAGGTGTGTGCAGAGCGTGTGTATTTGTAAGGTGTGTGGAGAGCATGTgtaaggcgtgtgtgtgtgtgacactccTCTCTTGTTTGCAGCATTGATGCACCAGAGTAACAACGTGGACAGCAGCCGCTGCTACCAGTGTGTCAAGTTCCTGGTTACCCTGGCACAGAAGTGAGTTCCTCCAGAGACCAGGAAATATGTTCCTGTCGCCACCCTTTTGTCTCAGGCTGAAAATATTGAATGGAAGTAGATTTGACCGTTGCAGCAAGTACATGAAAGTAACAAAGAAAATTTGGTTCAGTTAAAACCTCTCATTTCATACTTCCTGATTTCACATCAagtgtttgtctgtctctttctccaggTGTGCTCCTGCTAAGGACTATTTTAAAGATCTGTCTGGTCACTGGAGCTGGGCAGTGCAGTGGCTGCAGAAAAAGGCAAGCATCAAGCACACAACGCACACACaatttcgtgtgtgtgtgtagagtatgggttagtgttacagtgtgtgtttctctgtcagATGTCAGAACACTACTGGACTCCTCAGAGCAACGTGTCCAATGAGACGTCCACAGCCAAAACGTTCCAGCGCACCATCTCAGCCCAGGACACGCTGGCCTACGCCACAGCGCTGCTCAACGAGAAGGAGCCATCTGGCAGCAGCAACGGCTCTGACGGCAGCCCAGCCAACGAGAACGCAGACCGCAGCCTCCGACAGGTACAGCTTGACAGAGAGGTAGCAAGTATGAAGAGCTCAGTAGCGGTCCTAGAATAGAGCCTTGTCAGGGTATTGTCACTTCTCAGGACTGGGCTGAGCTCAAAATCTTGGCTGAAGAGTTTTGTATGAATCGGTTTCATAAAGATCTCTTACTCTGAGATGTCACGTCtcctgtaatctctctctctcccctctctctttatctcaggGTTCCGAGTCTCCCATGATGCTCGGTGATTCAAAGAGTGATCTGGAGGATGTCGACCCTTAGGAGAAGCTACCAGACACAATCCCTCCAATGGAGAGAAGGCTCCAGACAGCCAATCAAAAGACTGCTTTTCACCTCTGATTGGCCAGAGTTTTGAGGGAGAGGCCCGCTACAGCCTGGTTGGCGGAGCAACAAAGGATGCGTGAAATATCTTGAGTGACTTCCGGCCAGACTAATGTAATCAGAGCTGGAGGAGAGTTGAGACCAGACTAATGTAATCAGAGCTGGAGGAGAGTTTAGAGACCAGACTAATGGAATCAGAGCTGGAGGAGAGTTTAGAGACCAGACTAATGGAATCAGAGCTGGAGGAGAGTTGAGACCAGACTAGTGGAATCAGAGCTGGAGGAGAGTTTAGAGACCAGACTAATGGAATCAGAGCTGGAGGAGAGTTTAGAGACCAGGCTAATGGAATCAGAGCTGGAGGAGAATTTAGAGACCAGACTAATGGAATCAGCTGGAGGAGAGTTGAGACCAGACTAATGGGTTACAGTGCAGTTTATTCTTCTCTTACTGGCTGAGTCAGAAAGTTCACCCCTTTGCCTTTGTAGTTCACTACTTTGGGCCAAAGGTTCAGTGACGGCTAGTGGTACTAGACTGTATCGGCAAAAGGGTGTCATTTCAGATGGAGCCACTATTGTCTCACAAGGAAGGGATGGGTTTGTTTTGTAAGTTGTTGCTCATATTTGGCAATGTAACTAAACAGACCATATTCATTATTATAAAGATCTGTTCGATAGCTGTAATCTGAAATGTAAGATAATATTTTAAAGTCTCCTGTGCTCCACTCtgtagatgtgtgtatgtgtgagcccGCGGTATGACCTGCTctggaagaacacacacacacacgtttaagcAGGGTTTTTAAGTATGCACTTTATAGTCCACCCCAGTGTATAGTGGAGTAGAGCAATAGTGATCAGGTTCGCTAGAGCAGCTTAACCatcctcaacacacacaccatcacacgcacctgtctttcttttggtgttagCACTTCTTATCACACCAAACTTAGTTTTCAGCTtgttacacacagtacacacagccgATGCCACCGTAGAGAACACGCGCTCCTATGGCTATGTCTGTTGCTCCGGTAACCACAGTGGTATCTAGGAATGGCGCAGTCTACGGAGGGTTCTAGAACACGAACGGAACCAAACCAACCAATAATTCAGCGCTCTCCCCTCCCCTACAGCGAATCACAGCGCTGGATTTGAGGTATTTTAATTTCTTTGATTTTGGTTTCTCCTGACGTCGCTGTACTTATGCCACCACCACTGccctgtgacacacacaccagagagaaggTCATCGTGCCAACCAGAGGAGAGATCAGGAGCAAGTTTTACTTTGGGTGCCAATGAAATACACACACTGTCTTCccctcttttatttatttatatatatacacaccatactcTGCTTTATCATAATTATTTGGCGCTGGGTTTTTCTTGTTTTGCCTTTTTATCTTTGTTAGTTCAGGTTTGCCTTTGGACACAGAGGGGCATAACCTCTGACCCCTAAGCTCTGATACCAAACCCCACCCCACCTGGACCTCTGACCGCTAACCTCTTGACCTAACCCAACTCCTGGGAGAATTCTAGTGCCTTCATCTCCCAACTCCCATCACCTctgaaatcaaattttattggtcacatacacgtgtttagcagatgtttgtgggtgtagtgaaatgcaaAGTTTCTTAAGAGCTCAAAGCGAGGCAGCCCTCTGTCAGTGCCATTTTTAAGCGTCCCTTGTCCCTCTCACACCAATCCCCTACCTGGCAACAGATGACTTGCTATAATGAACTGTGTGTATGTTACCATGCTGTGTATTGACCAGCAGACTTGACTGGGCCCTCATCCTGGTCTTAGAAGGCTGTCTCAGGTTTCAGGTGTGTTCTAGGTCTGGTGTGCCAGTGACACAGCACTCCTCACTCAGAGCCTACTGCTCAGTTTGACCCTCCACAGCACCTGTAGTACTTCTCAGAACAGTACCATCTGTGGTGTGTAgtaagggggggagggagggatggaattACGGAATGATATGGATCCAGATTTTTATTCTGTCTCATTCTGCTTTGAGCATCACTCCTGCTGAAGGCCAGTCCAAGGCAGGACCATTCATGTTGAAACCCAGTTTTCATTTGTACATCAGTTTGATTATGGGGAAATTTGATATAAAATAAACTGGAATGCCCAACCTTTTTGTAAACTTTGTCTTgttctttgtgtgtctgtgaaaCAGGAGTGATCACAGTAAAATATCAAATTCATAAAATATGTTTATTTCAGGTCAAGCCAGGTGTAGTATAGGACAGCTGTGGGAAGAGTGGAGCTGGAGgaccagagggacagacagggcaGGGCTGACCTTGTTATCATGGAAACCAGCCAGtgtaacactgagagagagagaagtgggagatACGTCAGTCTTGTATCTCAATGCTCCATCACATAAACATACATTCATGATCACATTACTTCCTAGTAATACTACATATTAGTATATTACTGGAGTgtatatatgcatgtgtgtgtgtgtatacagtacctGATGTTTTTCTCCCCTGCAGCAGCATCCATGCTGTCCctggctcccctctcctccaggcTCTGTGAGATCAACACCACCTgacaaacagaaacacagattTAATGACCcagtttgtttattccatgcaCACTCATTCTG
This window encodes:
- the bsnd gene encoding barttin codes for the protein MVEGKPYRYGLIAAGMCVLLVGLFVMTQERPHIYATLCSLGITMITLGTAWSLCQCYPKVVLISQSLEERGARDSMDAAAGEKNISVTLAGFHDNKVSPALSVPLVLQLHSSHSCPILHLA